A stretch of Geomonas oryzisoli DNA encodes these proteins:
- a CDS encoding GSU0071 family protein, giving the protein MDTYTIDVELEHYYGDRMATSSREACRRFYLRAVSRCNGAELERYLKLVKAHASVYSSVHHMFRSPFKHVELPLLLTSLVLLISSLVMVFSGETSALIAGGTSAGLIGALQCMRQLIRNWQQHSVREAVFTEFAEFLQRETLQ; this is encoded by the coding sequence ATGGACACTTACACGATCGATGTCGAACTGGAACACTACTACGGCGACCGCATGGCAACCAGCAGCAGGGAGGCCTGCCGCCGTTTCTACCTGCGCGCGGTGTCGCGCTGCAACGGCGCGGAACTGGAGCGGTACCTCAAGCTGGTAAAGGCACACGCTTCCGTGTACTCCTCGGTCCATCACATGTTCCGCTCGCCGTTCAAGCACGTCGAACTGCCGCTGCTGCTGACGAGCCTGGTACTTCTCATCTCCAGCCTGGTCATGGTCTTTTCCGGTGAAACCAGCGCCCTCATCGCGGGCGGCACCTCCGCCGGGCTGATCGGGGCCCTGCAGTGCATGAGGCAGTTGATCAGGAATTGGCAGCAGCACTCGGTGCGCGAGGCGGTGTTCACCGAATTCGCCGAGTTCCTGCAACGGGAAACGCTGCAGTAA